From a single Planctomycetota bacterium genomic region:
- the topA gene encoding type I DNA topoisomerase, with translation MADNGRKNLVIVESPAKAKTINKYLGDDFVVRASMGHVRDLPSSGMGVDLETFEPEYEVLSSRGKVMSELRKLAKNADTVYLATDLDREGEAIAWHLKEALKLKDERIQRVIFNAITKADIEKAFANPGELDMNRVNAQQARRLLDRVVGYEISPVLWRKVARGLSAGRVQSVAVRLVVEREREIEAFIPDEYWKIGAVFSPKDNAALRDAYATWWDKAAEANEKGDAPTQAAQREWLADNDSFAADMIEWKGEKFEPTDAGATREVAEALGFVVDQVKVVDNEGGKGPQAKLTTLIGKIGTPADFRIRDIQKKRTSSRPSAPFITSTLQQGASSRLSFGASRTMRVAQTLYEAGHITYMRTDSTNLSPAAVGMARDFVGKAFGDNYLPDKPNSYASRNKSAQEAHEAIRVTDVNFTPDMADKKLAVDDAKLYRLIWNRFVACQMVPAQFDNTTVHIEAKTDAGDAVFRTSGRKLVFDGFMRVTGVSSDDQLLPELAEQQQVHPVDLRPSQHFTSPPPRYNEASLVKELEARGIGRPSTYASIIDVIQKREYVLQEGRRFFATLLGKVVTDKLMQAFPEIMDIGFTADMENKLDRIEDEATDWIKLLKDFYGPFHESVDGALEILDHAGGMESPYVDEETGAKLVYRIGKNGFFLAAEDRELNITKPVDPFGKPTIREASGFDCPVCGREMIRRKGRFGEFLGCSGYSEKNEAGEPDCTLIVPINKKTGEPDPPKVEPITTKIACEKCQSDMLLRDSKRGPFLGCSTFPKCRSTKMVKKLEEEQIKYIESLLPELKDRVEKSHELAAKLTDKPADSFGRLPSLVIPREEKKPAKKKTAKKATKKTAKKAAKKTS, from the coding sequence ATGGCAGACAACGGCCGTAAAAACCTCGTGATCGTCGAATCGCCGGCCAAGGCGAAGACGATCAACAAATACCTCGGCGATGACTTCGTCGTCCGCGCCTCCATGGGACACGTGCGCGACCTGCCATCTTCGGGGATGGGCGTGGACCTGGAGACGTTCGAGCCGGAGTACGAGGTGCTCAGCAGCCGCGGCAAGGTGATGAGCGAGCTGCGCAAGCTCGCCAAGAACGCCGACACCGTCTACCTCGCAACCGACCTCGACCGCGAAGGGGAGGCGATCGCCTGGCACCTGAAAGAGGCGCTGAAGTTAAAGGACGAACGCATCCAGCGCGTCATCTTCAACGCCATCACCAAGGCCGACATCGAGAAGGCGTTCGCCAACCCCGGCGAGCTCGACATGAACCGCGTCAACGCCCAGCAAGCCCGCCGGCTGCTGGACCGCGTCGTCGGTTACGAAATCAGCCCGGTGCTGTGGCGAAAGGTCGCCCGCGGCCTCTCGGCGGGTCGTGTGCAGTCCGTCGCCGTTCGCCTCGTCGTCGAACGTGAACGCGAGATCGAGGCGTTCATTCCGGACGAGTACTGGAAGATCGGCGCGGTCTTCTCGCCCAAGGACAACGCGGCTTTGCGTGACGCCTACGCGACGTGGTGGGACAAGGCCGCCGAGGCGAACGAGAAGGGCGACGCTCCGACGCAAGCAGCGCAGCGCGAGTGGCTCGCCGACAACGACAGCTTCGCCGCCGACATGATCGAGTGGAAGGGCGAGAAGTTCGAGCCGACCGACGCCGGCGCGACCCGCGAAGTCGCCGAAGCGCTCGGCTTCGTCGTCGACCAGGTTAAGGTCGTCGACAACGAAGGCGGCAAGGGCCCGCAGGCGAAACTCACCACGCTCATCGGCAAGATCGGCACGCCCGCCGACTTCCGGATCCGCGACATCCAGAAGAAACGCACGTCGTCGCGCCCATCCGCACCGTTCATCACGTCGACGCTGCAGCAGGGTGCGAGCAGTCGTCTGAGCTTCGGCGCGAGCCGGACGATGCGCGTGGCGCAGACGCTCTACGAAGCCGGCCACATCACCTACATGCGGACCGACTCGACGAACCTTTCGCCCGCCGCCGTCGGCATGGCGCGTGACTTCGTCGGCAAGGCCTTCGGCGACAACTACCTGCCCGACAAGCCCAACAGCTACGCGAGCCGCAACAAGTCCGCCCAAGAAGCGCACGAAGCCATCCGCGTCACCGACGTGAACTTCACGCCGGACATGGCCGACAAGAAACTCGCCGTCGATGATGCGAAACTCTACCGCCTGATCTGGAACCGCTTCGTCGCGTGCCAGATGGTGCCGGCCCAGTTCGACAACACGACCGTGCATATCGAGGCGAAGACCGACGCCGGCGATGCCGTCTTCCGCACGTCCGGCCGCAAACTCGTCTTCGACGGCTTCATGCGTGTCACCGGCGTGAGCAGCGACGACCAACTGCTTCCCGAGCTCGCCGAACAACAGCAGGTCCACCCCGTCGACCTGCGTCCGAGCCAGCACTTCACCTCACCGCCGCCACGCTACAACGAAGCATCGTTGGTCAAGGAACTCGAAGCTCGCGGCATCGGTCGGCCTTCCACCTACGCGTCGATCATCGACGTCATCCAGAAGCGCGAGTACGTCCTCCAGGAAGGTCGCCGTTTCTTCGCGACACTGCTCGGCAAGGTCGTGACCGACAAACTGATGCAGGCGTTCCCCGAGATCATGGACATCGGCTTCACCGCCGACATGGAGAACAAGCTCGACCGCATCGAGGACGAAGCCACCGACTGGATCAAGCTGCTCAAGGACTTCTACGGCCCGTTCCACGAGAGCGTCGACGGGGCGCTGGAGATACTCGACCACGCCGGCGGGATGGAGTCGCCGTACGTTGACGAGGAGACCGGCGCGAAGCTCGTGTACCGCATTGGTAAGAACGGCTTCTTCCTCGCCGCCGAGGACCGCGAGCTCAACATCACCAAGCCCGTCGACCCGTTCGGCAAGCCGACGATCCGCGAGGCGAGCGGCTTCGACTGCCCCGTTTGCGGACGCGAGATGATCCGACGCAAGGGCCGCTTCGGCGAGTTCCTCGGCTGCTCCGGCTACTCCGAGAAAAACGAAGCCGGCGAGCCCGACTGCACGCTCATCGTCCCGATCAACAAGAAGACCGGCGAACCCGACCCGCCGAAGGTCGAGCCGATCACCACCAAGATCGCCTGCGAGAAGTGCCAGAGCGACATGCTCCTGCGCGACAGCAAGCGTGGCCCCTTCCTCGGCTGCAGCACCTTCCCCAAGTGCCGCTCGACCAAGATGGTCAAGAAGCTCGAGGAAGAACAGATCAAGTACATCGAGTCGCTGCTGCCGGAGTTGAAGGACCGCGTCGAGAAGAGCCACGAGCTCGCGGCCAAGCTCACGGACAAGCCGGCCGACAGCTTTGGTCGCTTGCCGAGCCTCGTGATCCCGCGCGAAGAAAAGAAGCCGGCCAAGAAGAAGACCGCCAAAAAAGCGACGAAGAAAACCGCCAAAAAGGCGGCGAAGAAAACGTCTTGA
- a CDS encoding DNA-directed RNA polymerase subunit beta', whose protein sequence is MTMIDGGYAKVNDVQAVKILLASPNDIRSWSFGEVKKPETINYRTYRAEKDGLFCERIFGPEKDWECSCGKYKGTKYKGIICDRCGVKVTHSRVRRKRMGHINLAAPIVHIWFFKALPSRLGAILGCKTSDIEKIIYFQDYVVTDPGDTPLKRLQLLSEEEFRQYDDKYPGEFEAEMGAEAIKKLLASQDMDAEAAKIRQEITETGSKQKLKDLTKRLKMIEAIRGSDNKPEWMIMDVVPVIPPDLRPLVLLESGNFATSDLNDLYRRIINRNNRLKKLQDLNAPEVIVRNEKRMLQQAVDALFDNGRCRRPVLGSSNRPLKSLTDMIKGKQGRFRENLLGKRVDYSARSVIVVGPELKLHQCGLPKKIALELYQPFIIRRLKDHGLADTIKSAKRMLERRDPEVWDILEEVIYQHPVLLNRAPTLHRMGIQAFEPVLVEGNAIRIHPLVCKGFNADFDGDQMAVHLPLSVEAQAEAQVLMLSPHNIFSPANGSPIITPSQDIVLGVYYITSERANDIGEFSKFSSPSEAIMAFETGKIATHSRIFVRLPERTEVISESGDAGKPIESVAWNHHQEHAKRLDEGHEAQPMPQGYAGKTILTTVGRVLFNDILPPEMPYYNYELTSKGASRVIADTYARLGRPATIELLDNLKRVGFKRSTLAGLSFGITDIRSPETKQAILDEGQSKADRVEKSYKMGAITDQERYGQLIEIWGHCRRRVTDDLMDGLKADYRLPDGTPTAPDDKDAMQYLNPIALMSVSGARGSVDQMRQLGGMRGLMAKPSGEIIETPIKSNFREGLSVLEYFSSTHGARKGLADTALKTADSGYLTRKLCDVAQNVVINGLDCGTSRGVTKNAVYKGETVEVELGELILGRIARDRVANPITDEVIVEENQIITNEVVAKLKEFGIETLRIRSPLTCENAYGVCARCYGVDLSSGQLVEEGLAAGIIAAQSIGEPGTQLTMRTFHTGGVAAESILQNDIKAGMAGVVKYGDINAVEAPDTEGNKRTVTLKRNGDLMLVDAKGRELERHKVPYGATIAAKDGAKVKAGETIVEFDPRSNLILAEKDGTIQFEDIEEGETVRFDTDRKGGQTESKLVVIEHKGERNPRVIIADADGKILDFHYLPAKARIEVTEGDKIVAGTILARQPREAAKTMDITGGLPRVTELFEARKPKDPAVLAEISGEIEIQQDRRKGKVTIVVKNETGMEKDHHVPQDKELSVHTGDYVEAGDPLIRGPVIPHDILRIKGEEELHKYLLTEIQNVYRSQGVKVNEKHIEVIAAQMLRKVKIDEPGDSGFLPGEVIERHKFLERNAELAKSVRISETGETDLLEGQLITKDEFKDANEQAEADGKEPAKSKKPRPARAKTLLLGITKASLSSESFISAASFQETTKVLTEAAMAGMSDTLQGLKENVILGHLIPAGTAYKDFTNMTIIHNTDDVEGEADYLEDRGGVSTEVEPRITADAPAPTETSA, encoded by the coding sequence ATGACCATGATCGACGGTGGCTACGCAAAAGTGAACGACGTCCAGGCGGTGAAGATCCTGCTGGCCTCCCCGAACGACATCCGTTCGTGGAGCTTCGGCGAGGTCAAGAAGCCTGAGACCATCAACTACCGCACCTACCGCGCTGAGAAGGACGGCCTGTTCTGCGAGCGCATCTTCGGCCCCGAGAAGGACTGGGAGTGCTCCTGCGGCAAGTACAAGGGCACCAAGTACAAGGGCATCATTTGTGACCGCTGCGGCGTGAAGGTGACCCACAGCCGGGTGCGGCGCAAGCGCATGGGCCACATCAACCTGGCCGCGCCGATCGTCCACATCTGGTTCTTCAAGGCGTTGCCCAGCCGACTCGGTGCGATCCTCGGTTGCAAGACCAGCGACATCGAGAAGATCATCTACTTCCAGGACTACGTCGTCACCGATCCCGGCGACACCCCGCTCAAGCGGCTACAGCTGCTGAGCGAGGAAGAATTCCGGCAGTACGACGACAAGTACCCCGGCGAGTTCGAGGCCGAGATGGGTGCCGAGGCGATCAAGAAGCTCCTCGCGTCCCAGGACATGGACGCCGAGGCCGCCAAGATCCGCCAGGAGATCACCGAGACCGGGTCCAAGCAGAAGCTCAAGGACCTGACCAAGCGGCTCAAGATGATCGAAGCCATCCGCGGCTCCGACAACAAGCCCGAGTGGATGATCATGGACGTCGTCCCGGTCATCCCGCCGGACCTGCGTCCGCTGGTGCTGCTGGAGTCTGGCAACTTCGCCACGTCCGACCTCAACGACCTTTACCGCCGGATCATCAACCGCAACAACCGTCTCAAGAAGTTGCAGGACCTCAACGCCCCCGAGGTCATCGTCCGCAACGAGAAGCGGATGCTGCAGCAGGCGGTCGATGCGCTCTTCGACAACGGCCGCTGCCGTCGTCCGGTGCTCGGCTCGTCCAACCGCCCGCTCAAGTCGCTGACTGACATGATCAAGGGCAAGCAGGGCCGTTTCCGCGAGAACCTGCTGGGCAAGCGCGTCGACTACTCGGCCCGCTCGGTTATCGTCGTCGGCCCCGAGCTCAAGCTGCACCAGTGCGGCCTGCCGAAGAAGATCGCGCTGGAGTTGTACCAGCCGTTCATCATTCGCCGACTAAAAGACCACGGCCTCGCTGACACCATCAAGTCCGCCAAGCGGATGCTCGAACGCCGCGACCCGGAAGTCTGGGACATCCTCGAGGAAGTCATCTACCAGCACCCGGTGCTGTTGAACCGCGCCCCGACCCTGCACCGCATGGGCATCCAGGCCTTCGAGCCGGTGCTGGTCGAGGGTAACGCGATCCGCATCCACCCGCTGGTTTGCAAGGGCTTCAACGCAGACTTTGACGGCGACCAGATGGCGGTTCACCTGCCGCTGAGCGTCGAGGCGCAGGCCGAGGCGCAGGTGCTGATGCTCAGCCCGCACAACATCTTCTCGCCCGCCAACGGCAGCCCGATCATCACGCCGTCGCAGGACATCGTGCTCGGCGTGTACTACATCACGTCCGAACGTGCCAACGACATCGGCGAGTTCAGCAAGTTCTCCTCGCCCAGCGAGGCGATCATGGCGTTCGAGACCGGCAAGATCGCGACCCACTCGCGCATCTTCGTCCGTCTGCCCGAGCGCACCGAAGTGATCAGTGAGTCCGGCGACGCGGGCAAGCCGATCGAGTCGGTCGCGTGGAACCACCACCAGGAACACGCCAAGCGTCTCGACGAAGGACACGAAGCCCAGCCGATGCCGCAGGGTTACGCCGGCAAGACGATCCTGACGACCGTCGGCCGCGTGCTGTTCAACGACATCCTCCCGCCGGAGATGCCGTACTACAACTACGAGCTGACCAGCAAGGGTGCCAGCCGCGTGATCGCCGACACCTACGCCCGCTTGGGCCGGCCAGCGACGATCGAGTTGCTCGACAACCTCAAGCGCGTCGGTTTCAAGCGTTCCACGCTTGCCGGCCTCTCGTTCGGCATCACCGACATCCGCAGCCCCGAGACCAAGCAGGCCATCCTCGACGAAGGCCAAAGCAAGGCCGACCGGGTCGAGAAGTCGTACAAGATGGGTGCGATCACCGACCAAGAGCGCTACGGCCAGCTCATCGAGATCTGGGGCCACTGTCGCCGCCGGGTCACCGACGACCTGATGGACGGCCTCAAGGCCGACTACCGCCTGCCCGATGGCACGCCCACCGCGCCCGACGACAAGGACGCGATGCAGTACCTCAACCCGATCGCGCTCATGTCGGTCTCCGGTGCCCGTGGCTCGGTCGACCAGATGCGCCAGCTCGGCGGCATGCGTGGTCTGATGGCCAAGCCGTCTGGCGAGATCATCGAGACGCCGATCAAGTCCAACTTCCGCGAAGGCCTGTCGGTGCTCGAGTACTTCTCGTCCACCCACGGTGCCCGCAAGGGTCTGGCCGACACCGCGCTCAAGACCGCCGACTCAGGCTACCTCACCCGAAAGCTTTGCGACGTTGCCCAGAACGTGGTCATCAACGGCCTCGACTGTGGCACCAGCCGCGGTGTGACCAAGAACGCCGTCTACAAGGGCGAGACCGTCGAGGTCGAACTCGGCGAGCTCATCCTCGGCCGCATCGCCCGTGACCGGGTCGCCAACCCGATCACCGACGAGGTCATCGTCGAGGAAAACCAGATCATCACCAACGAGGTCGTCGCCAAGCTCAAGGAGTTCGGCATTGAGACGCTGCGCATCCGCAGCCCGCTGACCTGTGAGAACGCCTACGGCGTCTGCGCACGCTGTTACGGCGTGGACCTCTCCTCGGGCCAGCTCGTCGAGGAAGGTCTGGCCGCTGGTATCATCGCCGCTCAGTCGATCGGCGAGCCGGGCACGCAGCTGACGATGCGGACCTTCCACACCGGCGGTGTGGCGGCCGAGTCGATCCTGCAGAACGACATCAAAGCCGGCATGGCAGGCGTCGTGAAGTACGGCGACATCAACGCCGTCGAAGCCCCCGATACCGAGGGGAACAAACGTACCGTCACCCTCAAGCGTAACGGCGACCTCATGCTCGTTGATGCCAAGGGGCGTGAGCTCGAACGTCACAAGGTTCCGTACGGTGCGACGATCGCCGCGAAGGACGGGGCCAAGGTCAAGGCCGGCGAAACCATCGTCGAGTTCGACCCGCGCTCCAACCTCATCCTCGCCGAGAAGGATGGCACCATCCAGTTCGAGGACATCGAGGAGGGCGAAACCGTCCGCTTCGACACCGACCGCAAGGGTGGCCAGACTGAGTCCAAGCTCGTCGTCATCGAGCACAAGGGCGAACGGAACCCGCGCGTCATCATCGCCGATGCCGACGGCAAGATTCTCGACTTCCACTACCTCCCGGCCAAGGCCCGCATCGAGGTCACCGAAGGCGACAAGATCGTTGCCGGCACCATCCTCGCCCGCCAGCCCCGCGAGGCGGCGAAGACGATGGACATCACCGGCGGTCTGCCGCGCGTGACCGAGCTGTTCGAGGCCCGCAAGCCGAAAGACCCAGCCGTCCTCGCCGAAATCTCCGGTGAAATCGAGATCCAGCAGGACCGCCGCAAGGGCAAGGTCACCATCGTCGTCAAGAACGAGACGGGGATGGAAAAGGACCACCACGTCCCGCAGGACAAGGAGCTCTCGGTCCACACCGGCGACTACGTCGAGGCCGGCGACCCGCTCATCCGCGGCCCCGTCATCCCGCACGACATTCTCCGCATCAAGGGCGAGGAGGAACTGCACAAGTACCTGCTCACCGAGATTCAGAACGTGTACCGGTCGCAGGGTGTGAAGGTCAACGAGAAGCACATCGAGGTCATCGCGGCCCAGATGCTGCGGAAGGTCAAGATCGACGAGCCGGGCGACTCCGGCTTCCTGCCCGGCGAGGTCATCGAGCGTCACAAGTTCCTCGAACGCAACGCCGAGTTGGCCAAGTCCGTTCGCATCAGCGAGACCGGCGAGACCGACCTGCTCGAAGGCCAGCTCATCACGAAGGATGAGTTCAAGGACGCCAACGAGCAGGCCGAGGCCGACGGCAAAGAGCCGGCCAAGTCCAAGAAGCCGCGTCCGGCCCGTGCCAAGACGCTGCTGCTGGGCATCACCAAAGCCAGCCTCTCCAGCGAGTCGTTCATCTCCGCCGCCAGCTTCCAGGAGACCACCAAGGTCCTCACCGAAGCCGCCATGGCCGGCATGTCCGACACGCTCCAGGGCCTCAAGGAAAACGTCATCCTCGGCCACCTCATCCCGGCCGGTACGGCGTACAAGGACTTCACCAACATGACGATCATCCACAACACGGACGACGTCGAAGGCGAAGCCGACTACCTCGAAGACCGGGGCGGCGTCTCCACCGAAGTCGAGCCGCGCATCACCGCCGACGCACCGGCCCCGACCGAGACCTCGGCGTAA
- the rpoB gene encoding DNA-directed RNA polymerase subunit beta codes for MQNPNAPEIRNFSKRGDALDVPDLIKVQIDAYKRFLQEHTNPTERDPHGLEGLLKEVFPIVSYDENLVLHYVSYALAEPRYTIDECRALRLTYGMPFRVTVRLEIKNAPAEQDGLIEDSIYLGEIPIMIGGGEFIINGAERVIVNQLHRSPGIDFLIEQQEGDRPLHGFRVIPERGSWVECGVSKKDSLQVRIDQSAKIPATTFIRALDEKYGSSEAIINEFYQVERVKTKNLQPTYYSAQTIVDTETGEELIKAGAQVGDNLEAIQASELGELVCVTKVNDPLILNTLAEDTATNHEEALMKIYARLRPGNPPQLDKAKTLFTEKFFDESRYRLGRVGRFRINRKFDQNVPESEMVLRVEDVVNSVAYMFKLRSGEGYTDDIDHLGNRRLRLIDELATEEIRKGFLKLKRTVQERMSLKEPAELQKVAELVNSKSISSAIDFFFGRGELSQVVDQTNPLSQLTHERRLSALGPGGLNRKRAGFEVRDVHISHYGRICPIETPEGTNIGLIASLSIYSDIDDYGFLITPYRVVEDGKVNGKVQYLRADEEMKAVLAPPDVVPVGDGAIPKGLQLARVEGDLSTVPSKDIQYVDISPKQTVSVSAAMIPFLEHDDANRALMGSNMQRQAVPLIRLDPPLVSTGMERPVAYNSGMIVKAKRAGTVTYCDADRILIDNADEYIMRKFRGLNARTCQNQKPVVRKGEKVKEGQIIADGASVHFGELALGRNPLVAFMTFDGYNFEDAIVISERLVKDDAFTSIHIDEYDVEIRETKLGREEFTRDIPNVSERALANLDENGIVRIGTRVGPGDILTGKIAPKSKSELTPEEKLLHAIFGRAGEDVKNDSLELPAGEEGVVIDAKRFSRRMHMTEEQKKQLKKDIEAYEAEMDAKAIGIFREMIDEINEQTGREMVDPNTRQKVGKSEYDEVIIEQIEEFDTDWIKGDEAAKKKALQTYGRYWPRVQAVGKEKERKTDHMKRGDELPSGVLEMVKVYVATKRALSVGDKMAGRHGNKGVIARIVPEEDMPFLEDGTPVDIMLNPLGVPSRMNVGQILETHLGYAMKVLGQQAITPVFDGATEEEIFQCVQQANDHSAQRIKEHEAGEKHLGDRELVAHMPLTGKVQLYDGRSGEPFEQRTTVGFMYMLKLHHLVDDKIHARATGPYSLITQQPLGGKARTGGQRFGEMEVWGLEAYGAAYILQELLTVKSDDVDGRTKIYESMVKGNNTLEAGTPVSFDVLMNEIRGLGLNIELERAYGEVPVDGDL; via the coding sequence ATGCAGAACCCCAACGCGCCCGAGATTCGTAACTTCTCCAAGCGAGGCGATGCCCTCGACGTCCCGGACCTCATCAAGGTCCAGATCGACGCCTACAAGCGATTCCTGCAGGAGCACACCAACCCCACCGAACGCGACCCCCACGGCTTGGAAGGGTTGCTCAAGGAAGTGTTCCCGATCGTCAGCTACGACGAGAACCTCGTCCTGCACTACGTTTCCTACGCGCTGGCCGAGCCGCGGTACACGATTGATGAGTGCCGCGCCCTGCGGCTGACCTACGGCATGCCGTTCCGGGTGACCGTGCGTCTGGAGATCAAGAACGCCCCGGCCGAGCAGGACGGACTGATCGAGGACAGCATCTACCTCGGCGAAATCCCGATTATGATCGGCGGCGGTGAGTTCATCATCAACGGTGCCGAGCGCGTCATCGTCAACCAGTTGCACCGCTCACCCGGTATCGACTTTCTCATCGAGCAGCAGGAAGGTGACCGGCCGCTCCACGGCTTCCGTGTCATCCCCGAGCGCGGCTCCTGGGTCGAGTGCGGCGTGTCCAAGAAGGACAGCCTGCAGGTCCGCATCGACCAGTCGGCCAAGATCCCGGCCACGACGTTCATCCGCGCCCTCGACGAGAAATATGGCTCCTCCGAAGCCATCATCAACGAGTTCTACCAGGTCGAGCGGGTCAAAACGAAGAACCTCCAGCCGACCTACTACAGCGCCCAGACCATCGTCGACACCGAGACCGGCGAGGAGCTGATCAAGGCCGGTGCCCAGGTCGGTGACAACTTGGAAGCGATCCAGGCTTCCGAGCTGGGTGAGCTCGTCTGCGTGACCAAGGTCAACGACCCGCTGATCCTCAACACCCTGGCCGAGGACACCGCGACCAACCACGAAGAGGCGTTGATGAAGATCTACGCCCGGCTCCGTCCCGGCAACCCGCCGCAGCTGGACAAGGCCAAGACGCTCTTCACCGAGAAGTTCTTCGACGAGTCTCGCTACCGCCTGGGCCGGGTCGGCCGATTCCGCATCAACCGCAAGTTCGACCAGAACGTTCCCGAGTCGGAGATGGTGCTCCGCGTCGAGGATGTGGTGAACTCCGTCGCATACATGTTCAAACTCCGCTCCGGCGAGGGTTACACCGACGACATCGACCACCTGGGCAACCGCCGGCTGCGTCTGATCGACGAGCTGGCCACCGAGGAGATCCGCAAGGGCTTCCTCAAGCTCAAGCGGACCGTCCAGGAGCGCATGTCGCTCAAGGAACCCGCCGAGCTGCAGAAGGTCGCCGAGCTGGTCAACTCCAAGAGCATCTCCAGCGCGATCGACTTCTTCTTCGGCCGCGGCGAGCTTTCGCAGGTCGTCGACCAGACCAACCCGCTGTCGCAGCTGACCCACGAACGTCGTCTTTCGGCACTCGGCCCCGGCGGCTTGAACCGGAAACGCGCCGGCTTCGAAGTGCGCGACGTTCACATCTCGCACTACGGCCGAATCTGCCCGATCGAAACCCCCGAAGGCACCAACATCGGCCTCATCGCGTCGCTGTCGATCTACTCCGACATCGACGACTACGGCTTCCTCATCACCCCGTACCGCGTCGTCGAGGACGGCAAGGTCAACGGAAAGGTGCAGTACCTCCGCGCCGACGAGGAAATGAAGGCAGTTCTCGCTCCGCCAGACGTCGTGCCGGTCGGCGATGGGGCAATCCCCAAGGGTCTTCAGCTGGCCCGCGTCGAGGGTGACCTTTCGACCGTGCCGAGCAAGGACATCCAGTATGTCGACATCTCGCCGAAGCAGACCGTCTCGGTCTCGGCGGCGATGATCCCGTTCCTCGAGCACGACGACGCGAACCGCGCCCTGATGGGTTCGAACATGCAGCGTCAGGCCGTGCCGCTCATCCGGCTCGACCCGCCGCTGGTCTCGACCGGCATGGAGCGGCCCGTCGCGTACAACTCCGGCATGATCGTCAAGGCCAAGCGGGCCGGCACCGTCACCTACTGCGACGCCGACCGCATCCTGATCGACAACGCGGATGAGTACATCATGCGTAAGTTCCGCGGCCTCAACGCCCGGACCTGCCAGAACCAGAAGCCCGTCGTCCGCAAGGGCGAAAAGGTCAAGGAAGGCCAGATCATCGCCGACGGCGCGTCCGTCCACTTCGGTGAGCTGGCGCTTGGACGCAACCCGCTGGTCGCGTTCATGACCTTCGACGGCTACAACTTCGAGGACGCCATCGTCATCTCCGAACGCCTCGTCAAGGACGACGCGTTCACGTCGATCCACATCGACGAGTACGACGTCGAAATTCGCGAGACCAAGCTCGGCCGCGAGGAGTTCACGCGGGACATCCCCAACGTCTCCGAACGTGCCCTGGCCAACCTCGACGAGAACGGCATCGTCCGCATCGGCACCCGCGTCGGCCCTGGTGACATCCTCACCGGCAAGATCGCGCCCAAGTCGAAGAGCGAACTGACGCCGGAAGAAAAGCTCCTGCACGCCATCTTCGGCCGGGCCGGTGAGGACGTGAAGAACGACTCGCTGGAACTGCCCGCCGGCGAGGAAGGCGTGGTCATTGACGCTAAGCGGTTCAGCCGCCGGATGCACATGACCGAAGAGCAGAAGAAGCAGCTCAAGAAGGACATCGAGGCCTACGAGGCCGAGATGGACGCCAAAGCGATCGGCATTTTCCGCGAGATGATCGACGAGATCAACGAGCAGACCGGCCGCGAGATGGTCGACCCCAACACCCGGCAGAAGGTCGGTAAGTCGGAGTACGACGAAGTCATCATCGAGCAGATCGAGGAGTTCGACACCGACTGGATCAAGGGCGACGAAGCGGCCAAGAAGAAGGCGCTTCAAACCTACGGCCGCTACTGGCCGCGCGTCCAGGCCGTCGGCAAGGAGAAAGAACGCAAGACCGACCACATGAAGCGCGGCGACGAACTGCCGTCCGGCGTGCTCGAAATGGTCAAGGTCTACGTCGCCACCAAGCGGGCCCTGTCCGTCGGTGACAAGATGGCCGGCCGGCACGGTAACAAGGGTGTTATCGCCCGCATCGTGCCGGAAGAGGACATGCCATTCCTCGAGGACGGCACGCCGGTCGACATCATGCTCAACCCGCTCGGTGTGCCCAGCCGCATGAACGTCGGGCAGATCCTCGAGACGCACTTGGGTTACGCCATGAAGGTCCTCGGCCAGCAGGCGATCACCCCGGTGTTCGACGGTGCCACGGAAGAGGAAATCTTCCAGTGCGTCCAGCAGGCTAACGACCACTCCGCCCAGCGGATCAAGGAGCACGAGGCCGGCGAGAAGCACCTCGGAGATCGTGAGCTTGTCGCCCACATGCCGCTGACCGGCAAGGTGCAGTTGTACGACGGTCGCTCCGGCGAGCCGTTCGAGCAACGGACCACCGTCGGCTTCATGTACATGCTCAAGCTCCACCACCTCGTGGATGACAAGATCCACGCCCGCGCCACCGGCCCGTACTCCCTGATCACCCAGCAGCCACTCGGCGGCAAGGCCCGCACCGGCGGGCAGCGCTTCGGCGAGATGGAAGTCTGGGGTCTGGAGGCGTATGGCGCCGCCTACATCCTGCAGGAACTCCTGACGGTGAAGAGCGACGACGTGGACGGCCGGACCAAGATTTACGAGTCGATGGTCAAGGGCAACAACACACTCGAAGCCGGCACGCCGGTCAGCTTCGACGTGCTGATGAACGAGATCCGCGGCCTCGGCCTCAACATCGAACTCGAACGCGCCTACGGCGAGGTGCCGGTGGATGGGGATCTGTAG